Proteins encoded in a region of the Gammaproteobacteria bacterium genome:
- a CDS encoding aspartate kinase — protein MNTHSVEKIGGTSMSNYAAVRDNIVRRPIRKDTMYQRIFVVSAYGGITNDLLEHKKTGRPGIYSLFASGEEDAGWLEALRKLRKIFHNINAELFKEAVLLKQANAFIDERLSAAEECLVDLQRVCRHGHFSLEQHLNSVREMLASIGEAHSAWNTSRLLQRDGVNACFVDLSGWKSSKHVNLDERIQLAFKDIDLSSQLPIVTGYAHTEAGLMASFNRGYSEMTFSRIAVITAAAEAVIHKEFHLSSADPRLVGERQAVPIGRTNYDVADQLANLGMEAIHPKAAKGLRENSIPLRVKNTFEPEHAGTTITADYISSTPRVEIIAGCKGIYSLELFDQNMVGQIDQYDREILAVIRRFRAQIVSKDINANTITHYLATNLKTMKRICRVLEQSYPDAEINHRKSAIVSAIGSDMQVPGILARAVAALADRQINVQAIHQSMRQVDMQFIVNERDYDAAVKSLHQCLIEIHNHGSAICSALPLTSVACQ, from the coding sequence ATGAATACCCACAGTGTGGAAAAAATTGGCGGTACATCCATGAGCAACTACGCCGCTGTAAGGGACAATATCGTCAGAAGACCAATTCGCAAAGATACGATGTACCAGCGCATTTTTGTAGTCTCTGCCTACGGCGGAATAACGAATGATCTGTTGGAACACAAGAAAACCGGCAGGCCCGGTATCTACAGCCTTTTCGCCAGCGGCGAAGAAGACGCTGGCTGGCTGGAGGCTTTGCGTAAGCTGCGGAAAATATTTCACAACATCAATGCAGAACTGTTCAAGGAAGCTGTGCTGCTGAAGCAGGCCAATGCCTTTATCGATGAGCGCCTGAGCGCCGCCGAAGAATGCCTGGTGGATCTCCAACGCGTCTGCCGGCACGGACACTTCTCTCTGGAACAGCACCTGAACAGTGTGCGTGAAATGCTGGCCAGCATCGGTGAGGCACATAGCGCGTGGAATACTTCCCGACTGCTGCAGCGCGATGGCGTCAACGCCTGCTTTGTCGATCTGAGCGGCTGGAAATCCTCTAAACACGTGAATCTGGATGAGCGTATCCAGCTGGCTTTCAAAGACATTGATCTGTCGTCGCAACTCCCCATCGTGACTGGTTATGCGCATACCGAGGCTGGTCTTATGGCCAGCTTCAATCGCGGCTACAGTGAAATGACCTTCAGTCGAATCGCTGTCATCACTGCTGCTGCTGAAGCGGTAATCCATAAAGAATTCCACCTGAGCAGTGCCGACCCCCGACTGGTCGGTGAACGTCAGGCCGTGCCAATCGGCCGGACCAACTATGATGTCGCCGATCAGCTGGCCAACCTGGGTATGGAGGCTATCCACCCGAAGGCTGCCAAGGGTTTGCGTGAAAACAGCATACCGTTACGGGTGAAAAACACTTTCGAGCCAGAGCATGCCGGCACGACCATCACCGCGGACTACATCAGCAGTACACCCCGGGTAGAGATTATTGCCGGCTGCAAGGGAATCTATTCGCTCGAACTTTTCGATCAGAATATGGTTGGCCAGATCGATCAGTACGACCGGGAAATACTGGCTGTCATTCGCCGATTCCGGGCGCAGATCGTTTCCAAGGACATCAACGCCAATACCATTACCCATTACCTGGCCACCAACCTGAAAACCATGAAGCGCATCTGCAGGGTTCTGGAGCAAAGCTATCCGGATGCAGAAATCAATCATCGCAAGTCGGCTATCGTATCGGCCATTGGCAGTGACATGCAGGTACCCGGTATCCTGGCCCGGGCTGTCGCGGCGCTGGCGGATCGACAGATCAATGTGCAGGCGATCCATCAGTCCATGCGCCAGGTGGACATGCAGTTCATAGTCAATGAGCGGGACTACGATGCGGCGGTGAAAAGCCTGCATCAATGTCTGATAGAGATCCACAACCACGGCAGTGCAATCTGTAGTGCACTGCCACTGACGTCGGTGGCCTGTCAGTAG
- a CDS encoding sodium/proline symporter translates to MKQSRGTRHDYYLADSSIKPWLVGLSAVATNNSGYMFIGVIGYTHATGLAAVWLMVGWILGDFLSSLFVHRRLRMASESTDEVSYAGVLANWYGDRNLRLQRVIGLISLLFLLTYAGAQLVAGSKALEVLFGWPGWTGAVMGAVMVVLYCFAGGIRASIWTDAAQSLVMITAMALLLCVAVAALGGLNGALAQLQSIDGYLTWFPDDLVVSGPLGGALFALGWLFAGLSVIGQPHIMVRFMALEDAGEMSRARMWYYLWYVLFYCLATGVGLLSRVYLADSGSFDAELALPMMARQLLPPVLVGLVLAGIFAATMSTADSLILSCSAAITHDMLPESIEKTWLIKSATILITACALGLALLNNDSVFSLVVMAWSGLASAFAPLLIVSCLGWKQSQSENIIAILAGLAVALGWRYLGLHNAVYEGFPGILAGLLILFLLRYLTLWKPGRLSDRVSG, encoded by the coding sequence ATGAAACAGAGCCGCGGAACCCGGCACGACTATTACCTGGCCGACAGTTCCATCAAGCCCTGGCTGGTTGGATTGTCAGCCGTCGCGACCAACAACAGCGGTTATATGTTCATCGGTGTAATTGGCTACACCCATGCAACCGGACTGGCCGCGGTGTGGCTTATGGTTGGCTGGATACTGGGTGATTTCCTATCGTCCCTGTTCGTCCACCGGCGCCTGCGAATGGCTTCGGAATCGACAGACGAGGTCAGCTATGCCGGTGTGCTGGCAAACTGGTATGGCGATCGTAACCTGAGACTGCAGCGAGTGATCGGTCTGATTTCTCTGCTGTTTTTACTCACTTATGCGGGCGCTCAACTGGTTGCCGGCAGCAAGGCACTTGAAGTGCTGTTTGGCTGGCCGGGCTGGACAGGCGCGGTAATGGGGGCTGTCATGGTGGTGCTCTATTGTTTCGCCGGTGGAATCCGCGCCTCGATCTGGACCGACGCCGCTCAGTCCCTGGTGATGATCACCGCCATGGCCCTGTTGCTTTGTGTGGCGGTAGCGGCCCTGGGCGGCCTGAACGGCGCGCTGGCCCAGCTCCAGTCCATCGATGGCTATCTCACCTGGTTCCCCGATGACCTGGTCGTGTCCGGTCCTTTGGGTGGTGCGCTTTTTGCACTTGGCTGGCTGTTTGCCGGACTGTCTGTCATCGGGCAGCCACATATCATGGTCCGGTTCATGGCACTGGAAGACGCCGGCGAAATGTCCCGGGCCAGAATGTGGTATTACCTGTGGTACGTGTTGTTCTATTGCCTGGCTACTGGTGTCGGGCTGCTGTCACGGGTCTACCTGGCTGACAGTGGCAGCTTCGATGCGGAACTGGCACTGCCCATGATGGCCCGGCAGTTGCTGCCACCGGTCCTCGTCGGGCTGGTGCTGGCCGGAATATTTGCCGCCACCATGTCGACAGCCGACTCCCTGATACTCAGCTGCTCGGCCGCCATCACCCATGATATGCTGCCGGAATCAATTGAAAAAACCTGGCTTATCAAGTCTGCCACCATTCTGATTACCGCCTGTGCACTCGGGCTGGCGTTACTCAACAATGACAGTGTATTCAGTCTGGTGGTGATGGCGTGGTCCGGATTGGCCAGCGCTTTTGCGCCACTGCTGATTGTTTCCTGCCTGGGCTGGAAGCAAAGCCAGTCTGAGAACATTATCGCCATTCTAGCCGGACTGGCTGTGGCACTGGGCTGGCGCTACCTGGGCCTGCACAATGCGGTTTACGAGGGCTTTCCCGGCATTCTTGCCGGGCTGCTGATTCTATTCCTGCTCCGATATCTGACACTGTGGAAGCCCGGCAGGCTGAGCGATCGGGTCAGCGGATAA
- a CDS encoding ectoine synthase — protein sequence MIVRNLQDAATTDRRVISPDGNWESTRLLLKDDCMGFSFHITTIYKGADFQMHYKNHLESVYCIAGEGEIETIDDGRIYPIKPGTLYNLDKHDRHILRAFCEMKMACVFNPPLNGREVHNAEGAYELEAEAVTA from the coding sequence ATGATTGTACGAAACCTGCAGGACGCGGCGACGACCGACCGGAGGGTGATTTCCCCGGATGGCAACTGGGAAAGCACCCGGTTACTTCTGAAGGATGACTGTATGGGGTTTTCCTTCCATATAACCACCATCTACAAAGGCGCGGATTTTCAGATGCATTATAAGAATCATCTGGAATCGGTCTATTGCATAGCCGGTGAGGGGGAAATTGAAACCATCGACGACGGTCGAATCTATCCGATCAAGCCGGGCACTCTGTATAACCTGGACAAACACGACAGGCACATTCTGCGCGCGTTCTGCGAAATGAAGATGGCCTGCGTTTTCAATCCGCCACTGAACGGCAGGGAAGTCCACAATGCCGAGGGGGCCTATGAACTTGAGGCCGAAGCCGTAACTGCATAA
- a CDS encoding PQQ-dependent sugar dehydrogenase: MKNRLLILLTSTALLVSGGVLAQRSSPDPLPIDEPLLLTTAEVPKLRVVPLVTGLANPYAMAFRDNGDILVTERYSGRLRLIRDGRLVQEPILGVPQVYGDIFRAGLMDVVLHPEDDSLVYLTYTKPITVGEEATQTVALARGRLVEDRLTDVQDIFVAKQIDEGIAGSVMHFAPDNTLFVSVGGAYAYQGIGELAQDPAVHYGKLLRLNDDGSAAADNPFVDSGEYLPEVYSVGHRNQMGLTFHPQTGALWASENGPQGGDEINIIEPGQNYGWPLVSFSRHYRGDWIAGEPGHASFRSPEVLFWPSIAPSEITFYTGDRIPAWQGNLFVGSMMTGRIPGTGHLVRIVFNSRGQEIRRENLLTELRSRIREVQQGPDGFLYVLTDEDNGALLRLEAVPAD, translated from the coding sequence ATGAAGAACCGCCTGTTGATTCTGCTGACAAGCACAGCCCTGCTCGTTTCCGGCGGCGTGTTGGCGCAGCGTAGCAGCCCTGATCCGTTACCCATCGATGAGCCTTTGCTCCTCACCACAGCGGAAGTCCCGAAACTCCGGGTTGTACCGCTGGTTACCGGTCTTGCCAACCCTTACGCCATGGCGTTTCGCGACAATGGCGACATCCTGGTCACTGAGCGTTACAGCGGCAGGTTACGGCTGATTCGGGATGGTCGGCTGGTGCAGGAGCCTATCCTGGGAGTACCGCAGGTTTATGGAGACATCTTTCGGGCGGGCCTGATGGATGTAGTCTTGCACCCCGAGGACGACAGCCTGGTCTATCTGACCTACACCAAGCCAATTACTGTCGGTGAGGAAGCAACCCAGACGGTGGCGCTGGCCCGCGGGCGCCTGGTCGAAGACCGGCTTACCGACGTGCAGGATATATTCGTTGCCAAACAGATTGATGAAGGCATAGCTGGCTCGGTCATGCATTTCGCGCCGGACAATACCTTGTTTGTCTCGGTAGGGGGCGCCTATGCGTATCAGGGCATTGGTGAACTGGCCCAGGATCCGGCTGTGCACTATGGCAAACTGTTACGGCTTAATGATGACGGCAGCGCAGCGGCAGACAATCCCTTTGTAGACAGCGGTGAATACCTGCCGGAGGTTTATTCCGTCGGTCATCGGAACCAGATGGGTCTGACATTCCACCCGCAGACCGGGGCGCTGTGGGCCAGCGAGAACGGGCCCCAGGGCGGTGACGAGATCAATATTATCGAACCGGGCCAGAACTATGGCTGGCCGCTGGTGTCCTTCAGTCGCCATTACCGCGGCGACTGGATTGCCGGTGAGCCGGGCCACGCCAGCTTTCGCAGTCCAGAGGTGTTGTTCTGGCCGTCAATTGCACCTTCGGAGATCACGTTCTACACCGGCGACCGTATTCCCGCCTGGCAGGGTAACCTGTTTGTGGGGTCCATGATGACCGGGCGCATCCCCGGGACCGGCCACCTGGTGCGGATTGTGTTTAATTCCCGTGGCCAGGAAATTCGCCGGGAGAATCTGTTAACGGAACTGCGGTCGCGGATCCGTGAGGTTCAGCAGGGCCCGGATGGCTTTCTGTACGTGCTGACCGATGAGGATAATGGTGCCCTGCTGCGCCTGGAAGCGGTTCCCGCTGATTGA
- the ectA gene encoding diaminobutyrate acetyltransferase, whose protein sequence is MNKDQESVSFRAPISADGAQVHNLVANCPPLDTNSIYCNLLQCTHFASTSVAAEINQELAGFVSGYLKPEQPDTLFIWQVAVGEPARGRGLATRMLSHILNRTDCQNVRWLETTITESNAPSWALFQSFAASLDADIQSSVLFDKQTHFNDKHESERLVRIGPIGL, encoded by the coding sequence ATGAACAAAGACCAAGAGAGCGTCTCTTTCAGGGCACCGATCAGTGCAGATGGCGCCCAGGTTCACAATCTCGTGGCAAACTGCCCGCCCCTTGACACCAATTCAATCTACTGCAATCTGTTGCAGTGCACGCACTTTGCCAGCACCTCTGTTGCTGCGGAAATCAATCAGGAACTGGCAGGCTTTGTCTCTGGCTACCTGAAGCCTGAGCAACCCGATACATTGTTCATCTGGCAGGTCGCTGTCGGCGAACCTGCCCGGGGCCGGGGTCTGGCTACCCGGATGCTTTCCCACATCCTCAACCGCACTGATTGTCAGAATGTACGCTGGCTCGAAACCACCATCACTGAATCCAACGCACCTTCCTGGGCGCTGTTTCAGTCCTTCGCAGCAAGCCTGGACGCTGACATTCAGTCATCGGTGCTTTTCGACAAACAAACCCATTTCAATGATAAACATGAATCGGAACGATTGGTCCGCATCGGGCCCATTGGTCTCTGA
- a CDS encoding antibiotic biosynthesis monooxygenase, with the protein MILEVAVLDVRPGLEVDFEAAFREAQQIISSMPGYLTHQLQRCMEYPGRYLLLVNWAKLEDHTVGFRQSDEYQEWRRLLHHFYNPFPSVEHYKEVILTSPEGDCKAGASR; encoded by the coding sequence ATGATACTGGAAGTCGCTGTTCTCGACGTAAGGCCAGGGCTGGAAGTGGATTTCGAGGCAGCGTTCAGGGAAGCCCAGCAGATAATTTCCAGTATGCCGGGCTATCTTACGCATCAGCTGCAACGCTGCATGGAATACCCAGGCCGTTACCTGTTGCTGGTTAACTGGGCAAAGCTGGAGGACCATACGGTGGGCTTCCGCCAGTCCGATGAGTATCAGGAATGGCGCAGGCTATTGCACCATTTTTACAATCCTTTCCCGTCAGTCGAACACTATAAGGAGGTGATCCTCACGTCCCCTGAAGGAGATTGCAAGGCCGGAGCATCGCGGTAG
- a CDS encoding hydrogenase: MQDGSNTGLDTWLLRAGILLFLLGLLGGFMLPLMENSRMGLSSHLEGVMNGTFLVVLGLAWGRLSLGAAVQKVLFAVVVYGTYANWLATQLAGFWGAGTTMMPIAGGEMAGSALQEGLIVFALVSLSVGMIVACLITLWGLRGGKA; this comes from the coding sequence GTGCAAGACGGGTCAAATACTGGACTGGATACCTGGCTTTTGCGGGCCGGCATCCTGCTGTTTTTGCTGGGTTTACTGGGAGGCTTCATGCTGCCTCTGATGGAAAACTCCCGCATGGGGCTCAGCAGTCATCTGGAGGGTGTCATGAACGGCACCTTTCTGGTGGTGCTTGGCCTGGCCTGGGGGCGCCTGTCCCTGGGAGCTGCCGTACAAAAGGTGTTGTTTGCTGTGGTGGTCTACGGAACTTATGCTAACTGGCTGGCGACTCAGCTGGCAGGGTTCTGGGGCGCTGGCACAACAATGATGCCCATCGCCGGCGGCGAAATGGCCGGGTCCGCCCTGCAGGAAGGGTTAATAGTGTTCGCCCTGGTTTCGCTGTCGGTCGGAATGATCGTGGCCTGCCTGATAACCCTTTGGGGGCTGCGTGGCGGGAAGGCGTAA
- the ectB gene encoding diaminobutyrate--2-oxoglutarate transaminase, translating to MKIFEEIESEVQSYARSFPRVFNKAKGEHLYDEEGNQYLDFLAGAGTLNYGHNNPIFKEKLLDYINADGITHGLDLHTRAKGEFLQSFNDRILKPRSMDYVLQFTGPTGTNAVEAALKLARNVTGRENIISFTNGFHGVTLGALAATGNSHHRGASGVSLTGSSRMPYDGYLGEGIDTIAYLDKVLSDSSSGIDLPAAVLVETVQGEGGIQTASFEWLRNLDRICKKHDILLIIDDIQAGCGRTGTYFSFEKAGIDPDMITLSKSLSGYGLPFAVVLFKPSLDQWKPGEHNGTFRGNNLAFVTAKTAIDHFWSDDGFSRQIQRKGDYVSGRLSAIVEKYGEGNFTTRGRGMFQGINCVNGELAGAITRKAFKLGLIIETSGADDHVVKILCPLTISDENLARGLDILEHAIRDICAGEDSIPEPVDYLDSWIGRHGIAEKIEKKVA from the coding sequence ATGAAAATATTTGAAGAAATAGAATCGGAAGTACAGAGTTACGCACGGTCTTTCCCGCGCGTCTTTAACAAAGCCAAGGGCGAACACCTTTACGATGAGGAAGGTAATCAGTACCTGGACTTCCTGGCCGGCGCCGGCACTTTGAATTACGGCCACAATAATCCGATTTTCAAGGAAAAGTTACTCGACTATATAAACGCTGATGGGATCACGCACGGCCTGGACCTGCATACCCGTGCGAAGGGTGAATTCCTGCAGTCATTCAACGACAGGATACTTAAACCGCGTAGCATGGACTATGTTCTGCAATTCACCGGCCCCACTGGCACCAATGCAGTCGAGGCCGCGCTGAAACTGGCGCGGAACGTTACCGGGCGCGAGAATATTATCTCTTTCACCAACGGCTTTCATGGTGTGACTCTTGGCGCTCTCGCTGCAACAGGTAACTCCCATCATCGGGGTGCCTCGGGTGTATCTCTGACCGGTAGCAGCAGAATGCCCTACGACGGTTATCTCGGAGAAGGTATCGACACCATCGCTTACCTGGACAAGGTTCTGTCCGACTCCAGCAGCGGCATTGATCTGCCGGCGGCAGTTCTGGTTGAAACGGTTCAGGGCGAGGGAGGTATTCAGACTGCTTCGTTCGAGTGGCTTCGCAACCTGGACCGGATCTGCAAGAAACATGACATCCTGCTGATCATCGATGACATACAGGCCGGTTGTGGCCGAACCGGAACTTATTTCAGTTTCGAAAAGGCTGGCATCGATCCCGACATGATTACCCTCTCCAAATCGCTGAGTGGATACGGCCTGCCCTTCGCGGTAGTGCTTTTCAAGCCGAGCCTGGATCAGTGGAAGCCGGGTGAACACAACGGCACATTTCGAGGTAACAACCTGGCATTCGTAACAGCAAAGACTGCGATCGATCACTTCTGGAGTGATGACGGCTTCTCCAGGCAGATTCAACGAAAGGGTGATTATGTCTCCGGGCGGCTCAGTGCCATCGTGGAAAAATACGGCGAGGGTAATTTTACCACCCGCGGCCGTGGCATGTTTCAGGGCATCAACTGTGTAAACGGTGAGCTCGCGGGGGCTATAACCCGGAAAGCATTCAAGTTGGGTCTGATTATCGAAACCAGTGGCGCCGACGATCATGTTGTGAAGATCCTCTGCCCCTTGACCATCAGTGACGAGAACCTCGCCAGAGGTTTGGATATTCTTGAGCATGCTATTCGGGACATCTGCGCGGGGGAGGATTCCATCCCCGAACCCGTCGACTACCTGGACTCATGGATCGGTCGGCATGGGATAGCAGAAAAGATCGAAAAGAAAGTCGCCTGA
- the thpD gene encoding ectoine hydroxylase — MSYPLPKKRSREDFYPSRSCPGGRFLERLDPVIYPSSFACPLSSELLHRYREDGFLILDDVFDAQEMDRFQEEVDRLQTRNSDEVIRETTGGDVRSVFRVHEQSPLFSQLAADSRLMDLAQFILGDQVYMHQSRVNYKPGFRGQEFYWHSDFETWHVEDGMPAMRAVSMSITLTRNYATNGPLLLIPGSHKKYVACEGETPAEHFRSSLIKQSIGVPADEQVRQLADEGGIVAATGKPGSVILFDCNVLHGSGSNITPFPRSNVFFVYNALSNRVEEPFCDLPPRPEYLCSRDGITPLTARTSEQADESC, encoded by the coding sequence ATGAGTTACCCACTCCCTAAAAAACGCAGCAGAGAGGATTTCTATCCATCCCGCAGCTGTCCGGGCGGCCGCTTTCTGGAACGCCTGGACCCGGTAATCTATCCGTCTTCTTTTGCCTGCCCTTTGAGCAGTGAACTGTTGCACCGTTACCGGGAAGACGGATTTCTGATACTAGATGATGTGTTCGATGCACAGGAAATGGATCGCTTCCAGGAGGAAGTTGACCGCCTGCAAACAAGAAACTCCGATGAGGTGATTCGCGAAACCACTGGTGGTGATGTTCGTTCGGTATTCCGGGTGCACGAGCAAAGTCCTCTCTTCAGCCAGCTTGCTGCTGACAGCCGGCTCATGGACCTGGCTCAATTTATCCTGGGCGACCAGGTCTACATGCATCAGTCCCGGGTGAATTACAAGCCAGGATTCCGAGGCCAGGAATTTTACTGGCATTCAGATTTCGAGACCTGGCACGTAGAAGATGGCATGCCGGCAATGCGAGCGGTCAGCATGTCTATAACACTGACCAGAAACTATGCAACCAACGGACCGCTGTTATTGATTCCCGGATCCCACAAGAAGTATGTGGCGTGCGAGGGGGAGACGCCGGCAGAGCACTTCCGTTCGTCTCTTATAAAACAGTCCATAGGCGTACCCGCGGATGAGCAAGTGCGTCAATTGGCCGACGAAGGCGGCATAGTGGCCGCAACCGGCAAGCCAGGCAGTGTCATCCTGTTCGATTGCAATGTCTTACATGGCTCGGGCAGCAATATCACGCCGTTTCCACGCTCAAATGTCTTCTTCGTCTACAACGCCCTGAGTAATCGGGTGGAAGAGCCGTTCTGCGACCTGCCTCCGCGTCCGGAGTATCTCTGCAGCAGAGACGGTATTACACCACTGACCGCGAGAACGTCGGAGCAGGCTGATGAGTCCTGCTGA
- a CDS encoding TraR/DksA family transcriptional regulator, protein MSPAELRALKRQITERIKTLEILLGNSRQDDHESGPQPDDESARMDLTISSAVESRLTLAEKQELARLQANLQWLESNDAGNCEGCGYPIPFLRLKAVPVTRLCIQCAKNQS, encoded by the coding sequence ATGAGTCCTGCTGAACTGAGGGCCCTCAAGCGCCAGATTACCGAACGCATAAAAACACTGGAAATTCTGCTCGGTAACTCGCGGCAGGACGATCACGAGAGCGGCCCGCAGCCCGATGACGAATCGGCACGCATGGACCTGACTATCAGCTCCGCCGTGGAATCGCGCCTTACCCTGGCCGAGAAGCAGGAACTGGCAAGGCTCCAGGCCAACTTGCAATGGCTGGAAAGCAACGATGCCGGCAATTGTGAAGGCTGTGGTTATCCGATTCCCTTTCTTCGCCTCAAAGCAGTACCAGTAACGCGCCTGTGTATCCAGTGCGCAAAAAACCAATCCTGA
- a CDS encoding heavy metal translocating P-type ATPase has translation MTVSTASKHQAAYQGTEYFFCCSGCQQKFSADPEKYLSPREEEPQDQNAWYICPMDPEVRQRGPGTCPKCGMALEPETPSLEEEENPELIDFRRRFWGALPFTTVVFGLAMFGHGRGWVPLGWQNWIELALASPVVLWAGQPFFIRAVQSVVNRSPNMWTLIGLGTSLAYLYSLVATLAPGVFPDSFVMDGRVSVYFEASAVIISLTLLGQLMELRARAQTSAAIRALLDLAPKTARRINDNGSEVEIAVEDIAVGDRLRVTPGEKIPVDGVVEEGRSSVDESMLTGEPIPVSKKKGDQVIGATLNTGGSLIIRSEHVGAETTLAQIVSLVAQAQRSRAPMQRLADVVAGYFVLIVVSIAVVTFFTWGFLGPDPAWVYGLINSVAVLIIACPCALGLATPMSIMVATGKAASQGILFKDAAAIEAFGRIQTVVVDKTGTLTEGKPVFQSVRPVAGFSDEQLLQLAASLDQGSEHPLARAIVAAAREKEITLLEVVDFDSSTGIGVSGRVDSRELLLGNTTFMRNSGVATSTVESDAASLRESGASVIYLASDGQVAGLLSVADPVKESTREAIAALHERGLKIVMATGDGEITARAVAQVLGIDEVHSEVTPEDKLRLIETLQKNNTLVAMAGDGINDAPALAKADVGIAMGTGTDVAMSSAQVTLVKGDLRGIAQARIISEQTVANMRQNLLFALLYNSIGVPVAAGVLFPVFGILLSPMIAAVAMSMSSVSVVTNALRLRGK, from the coding sequence ATGACCGTCTCCACGGCATCGAAGCATCAGGCTGCCTATCAGGGTACAGAGTATTTCTTCTGTTGCAGTGGTTGCCAGCAGAAATTCAGCGCCGATCCGGAAAAGTACCTTTCTCCCCGGGAAGAGGAACCGCAGGATCAGAATGCTTGGTATATCTGCCCCATGGACCCGGAAGTGCGTCAGCGCGGACCGGGAACCTGCCCTAAATGTGGCATGGCACTGGAGCCGGAAACACCCAGCCTGGAGGAAGAAGAGAATCCTGAGCTGATCGATTTCCGGCGCCGCTTTTGGGGAGCTCTACCTTTCACCACAGTTGTGTTTGGTCTGGCGATGTTCGGCCACGGCAGGGGTTGGGTGCCCCTGGGCTGGCAGAACTGGATTGAGCTGGCGTTGGCTTCGCCGGTGGTTCTTTGGGCCGGTCAGCCATTTTTCATCCGCGCCGTACAGTCAGTAGTCAATCGCAGCCCCAATATGTGGACCTTGATTGGCCTGGGCACCTCGCTGGCCTACCTGTACAGCCTGGTCGCCACCCTGGCTCCGGGTGTGTTTCCCGATTCCTTCGTGATGGACGGGCGGGTAAGCGTGTATTTCGAAGCATCCGCTGTGATTATCTCCCTGACTCTGCTTGGCCAGTTGATGGAGCTGAGAGCGCGGGCTCAAACCTCGGCGGCAATCCGCGCATTGCTGGATCTGGCTCCGAAAACCGCCCGGCGCATCAATGACAACGGCAGTGAGGTTGAGATCGCTGTCGAGGACATTGCAGTTGGCGATCGGCTCCGGGTAACGCCGGGTGAAAAAATCCCCGTGGACGGTGTGGTCGAGGAAGGGCGCAGTTCCGTGGACGAATCCATGTTGACCGGCGAGCCCATTCCGGTGAGCAAGAAAAAGGGTGACCAGGTGATCGGTGCGACGCTGAATACCGGCGGCAGCCTGATCATTCGCTCGGAGCACGTGGGTGCCGAGACCACCCTGGCCCAGATAGTCAGCCTGGTCGCCCAGGCGCAGCGGTCCAGGGCACCGATGCAGCGGCTTGCTGACGTGGTGGCAGGCTACTTTGTATTGATTGTGGTGAGCATCGCCGTGGTCACCTTCTTCACCTGGGGCTTTTTGGGCCCCGACCCCGCCTGGGTGTACGGGCTGATCAATTCGGTAGCCGTGCTGATCATCGCCTGTCCCTGTGCCCTGGGGCTGGCAACGCCGATGTCTATCATGGTGGCCACCGGCAAGGCCGCCAGCCAGGGAATTCTGTTCAAGGATGCGGCGGCAATAGAGGCATTCGGGCGCATACAGACGGTGGTGGTGGACAAGACGGGTACTCTCACCGAGGGTAAGCCGGTATTCCAGAGTGTCCGGCCTGTCGCCGGCTTCAGTGACGAGCAATTGCTGCAACTGGCTGCCAGCCTGGATCAGGGCAGCGAGCACCCGCTGGCCCGGGCGATTGTCGCCGCTGCCAGGGAGAAAGAGATCACGCTGCTGGAAGTGGTGGACTTCGACTCTTCGACGGGCATCGGCGTATCCGGCCGGGTAGATAGCCGGGAGCTGTTGCTGGGTAACACCACGTTTATGCGCAACAGCGGCGTTGCAACCAGTACCGTTGAAAGTGACGCGGCGTCGCTGCGGGAAAGCGGGGCCAGTGTTATTTACCTGGCCTCGGATGGCCAGGTCGCCGGCCTGCTGTCGGTGGCCGACCCGGTAAAGGAAAGTACCCGCGAGGCCATTGCGGCACTTCATGAGCGTGGCCTGAAAATTGTCATGGCAACCGGGGACGGGGAGATAACGGCCCGCGCTGTGGCCCAGGTGCTGGGTATCGATGAAGTACACAGCGAAGTGACACCCGAAGACAAACTGCGTCTGATCGAGACGCTGCAGAAAAACAACACTCTGGTTGCCATGGCGGGCGACGGGATTAACGACGCACCGGCCCTGGCCAAGGCTGACGTGGGGATCGCCATGGGCACCGGTACCGATGTGGCGATGAGCAGCGCTCAGGTGACTCTGGTCAAAGGTGATCTGCGGGGTATAGCCCAGGCTCGAATTATTTCAGAACAAACGGTTGCCAACATGCGACAGAACCTGTTGTTCGCCCTGCTTTACAACAGCATTGGTGTGCCAGTTGCAGCCGGCGTGCTGTTCCCCGTGTTCGGGATTCTGTTATCGCCGATGATCGCGGCCGTGGCCATGAGCATGAGTTCAGTCTCTGTCGTCACCAATGCCCTGAGGCTGCGTGGAAAATAG